The Ciona intestinalis chromosome 9, KH, whole genome shotgun sequence genome contains the following window.
CTaagaatatttctttaaataatgataaaaTCTTTGTAGTTTGCTGAGAATAATTGTTGgatttttgttcttttatttgaacttttttcAATATACCCGCCGTCCTCCTATCCGATTTAGTCATTTATGATTTTGTCGCCAGGGCAGCAAGTTCCCGTTTTAAAACTTTCGATCTTTATAAATTTGGTGTCgattttttattgcaaaatgtTGTCAAGGGCATGTTTCAGGCAGTTTTCCGCTTCAATTCGACGAATGTCGAGTACAAATATCGTGGAAACCAACATTGATAGCGGAACTGGCTTCGCAACCGTAACTTTATCGCAACCACCAGTAAACAGTTTGGATAAAAATTTACTTACTGCAATTACGGacagatttaaaaaacttagcGATGATTCTTCGGTTACTGGGGCCATTTTAACTTCCAAATTCGATGGTAAAGTATTTTCTGCTGGCTTAAATATCGTTGATATGTTCCAAAAGTCGGACGACCATCTCGGCGAGTTTTGGGGTATGGTGCAGGAGTGGTATCTTACTATACAAGGGTTTCCTAAACCCTTGGTATCCGCCATTAATGGGCACGCACCTACCGGCGGTTGTGCAATGGCTTTAATGTCAGATTACCGTGTGATGGTTGAAGGGAAAACAATTGGATTAAATGAGACATTGTTGGGGATTGTTGCCCCTTTTTTCTTCGCTGATTTAATGATTGCTGCTGTTGGTAGAAGACATGCTGAATTTGCACTAAATAATGGCTACCTGTACACCTCAGATGAGGCATTAAAGATTGGCTTAGTTGATGAAGTTGTAAACCTTGACCAAGTTGTTCCAACTGCATTGAAAATTCTTACTAAGATGACCAAAACACCTCAACCCGCTTACCAAGTTTGTAAGAATTTCCTTCGTAAAGAAACAATGGACACATTGCGCAATGATCGAGCTGGTGACATTGCTcattttgttggttttgttcAACAACCTAACGTTCAAAAAGCGATTGGAGGTTATTTGCAAGCTTTGAAACAAAGGAAGAAATAATCCAAACACAAGCTACATTAAACAAAGTTCTTTAAATTGCAATTAATTTTGTGTTCAATTGAAATGAACATGTTGGTATGGTTCGTTGTTACAATCATGTAGTCATGTTGTGTGAGTGTGATggctttaaataaacaattaaaggGTCAATACAATACatgtttaaaagaaataaatttacattgcATATTTAGAGTTTAGCTGATGTACAAATACATAAAATGAGCCTTTGTgtaggtgctagtgaagaaacACATAAGCTGTAATGCTGTATACCTCTATCAAAACTTTAGCATTATCGGAACTATATTCCAAACATGTTGCCTGTATCGTTACAGAAGGTTCTTTTCTATCACTTATGATCTACATATttcataattgtttaaaacccatAATAATATtgaatgattttattttgttgatgtTTCTTTGATTCTAATTTTGTTTCCACATCCAGGTTGTTAGGAATAATGGGAGATCGTTTTAGAAATAATCCTTCAACTTCAACAAgctcttcttcctcttcagGAGAAGACAGTCCCTCAACAGAAGACTCCCCAGGATGCAGTGGGCTAGGCAAAGCAGTGAAACGAAAAATGGACGAAGTCGTTCAACCACTAGATATGTACAGCTCGGTGGCGAATAAGATGATgagaaagatgggatatcAGCCGGGTACGGGGTTGGGGAGGGAAAAGCAGGGAAGGGTGGATATTGTGCCCGCATCGGAGCAGCGAGGGAGGAGGGGGTTGGGGTTGAAGATTAAAGCTTTGAACAAGGATGTTGTGATCGATTGGGAGGATGAGAAACCTCCAAGTGCGGAAGAAGTTGTGGATTGGTTTCCTCCATATGATGGTGGGATGCCTGAGAAAGGAGAGATGGAAGCATGGGCAGATGTTGGGAAGAAGAAGTTGGTTATTGATGACGAGACTTTGTTCTGCGATAATGGGGTGTTAAAGACGGTGTTGGAGTGTAAGTCGATATTCGATGATTTAGAAGGACAGGAGATGCGGAAAGCAAGGATGAGGTCGAACCCGTATGAAACTATACGTGGAGGGATATTCCTTAATAGAGCTGCGATGAAAATGGCTAACATGGATTCGATATTGGATTTCATGTTCACACAGCCAAAGTGTTTGGGGAATaatgaaattttatattttgctgaTGTCTGTGCTGGACCTGGTGGGTTTTCGGAGTATATTTTATGGAAGAAAAAGTGGAGAGCTAAGGGATTTGGATTTACATTGAAGGGACCGAATGACTTCAAACTTGGCGATTTCTTTGCAGCGAATTCCG
Protein-coding sequences here:
- the LOC100180101 gene encoding enoyl-CoA delta isomerase 1, mitochondrial; the protein is MILSPGQQVPVLKLSIFINLVSIFYCKMLSRACFRQFSASIRRMSSTNIVETNIDSGTGFATVTLSQPPVNSLDKNLLTAITDRFKKLSDDSSVTGAILTSKFDGKVFSAGLNIVDMFQKSDDHLGEFWGMVQEWYLTIQGFPKPLVSAINGHAPTGGCAMALMSDYRVMVEGKTIGLNETLLGIVAPFFFADLMIAAVGRRHAEFALNNGYLYTSDEALKIGLVDEVVNLDQVVPTALKILTKMTKTPQPAYQVCKNFLRKETMDTLRNDRAGDIAHFVGFVQQPNVQKAIGGYLQALKQRKK